The Carassius auratus strain Wakin chromosome 5, ASM336829v1, whole genome shotgun sequence genome includes a window with the following:
- the LOC113086732 gene encoding transmembrane protein 250-like, whose translation MPVIPIPRRVRSFHGPHTTCMHSACGPVRTAQLVRTKYNNFDLYLKSRWMYSFIRFLLYFGCSLFTSLLWVALSALFCLQYVSVRIFLRLQYKLSVILLLLGHRRLDFGILNDLFIYSMHVTMFLIGGLGWCFMVFVDM comes from the coding sequence ATGCCTGTCATCCCCATCCCACGGAGGGTTCGCTCCTTCCACGGCCCTCACACTACCTGCATGCACTCGGCCTGTGGCCCTGTGCGCACCGCCCAACTCGTACGCACCAAATACAACAACTTCGACCTGTACCTGAAGTCTCGATGGATGTATAGTTTCATCCGATTCCTTCTTTATTTTGGCTGCAGCCTTTTTACATCCCTCCTCTGGGTGGCGCTGTCTGCACTCTTCTGCCTGCAGTACGTGAGCGTGCGAATTTTCCTTCGCCTTCAGTATAAGCTGTCTGTCATTCTCCTGCTGCTGGGTCACCGCCGGCTGGACTTCGGCATCCTCAATGATCTGTTTATATACAGCATGCATGTTACCATGTTTCTGATTGGAGGCCTGGGATGGTGTTTCATGGTCTTTGTAGATATGTGA